A genomic segment from Cryptococcus gattii WM276 chromosome J, complete sequence encodes:
- a CDS encoding ribosomal protein S18, putative (Similar to TIGR gene model, XP_567390.1), producing the protein MSFAPLEAHQQFQHILRLLNTNVKGGGKIMYALTEIKGVGRRYANLVCKKADVDLNKRAGELNSDELERIVTIMQNPAQFKIPSWFLNRQRDITDGKSQHILSNVIDQRLREDLERLKKIRTHRGLRHHWGLKVRGQHTKTTGRRVGRAVAGKKK; encoded by the exons ATGTCCTTCGCTCCCCTCGAGGCCCACCAGCAATTCCAG CACATCTTGCGTCTCCTTAACACCAACGTTAAGGGTGGCGGTAAGATCATGTACGCTCTTACTGAGATTAAGGGTGTCGGTCGACGATACGCCAACTTGGTCTGCAAGAAGGCCGATGTTGACCTCAACAAGAG GGCTGGTGAGCTCAACTCCGACGAGCTTGAGCGAATCGTCACCATCATGCAGAACCCCGCCCAGTTCAAGATCCCTTCTTGGTTCCTTAACAGGCAGCGAGACATCACCGACGGCAAGAGCCAGCACATCCTCTCCAACGTTATCGACCAGCGTCTCCGTGAGGACCTCGagaggttgaagaagatcaGGACCCACCGAGGTCTCCGACACCACTGGGGTCTTAAGGTCAGGGGTCAGCACACCAAGACCAC TGGTCGTCGTGTTGGCAGGGCCGTCGCcggcaagaagaagtaa
- a CDS encoding Hypothetical Protein (Similar to TIGR gene model, XP_567442.1), translating to MSEAIAGIAAAFASPASSLNPHLDRGMKYVYPKYLLLLFFGTHLLAFSAALHYARGDFEYHDESMHTSTLWHYAISIPFYLLGITPTLSALRLTCLFQALLLPTILTITLTPTPSPTPLFPRRFINGFCKPKDYALTIGLNSMVVLMASRFTPGISCLFGLLVLWRSVLKRRYWIGAGVATVIGIMRAGVMVWTAFVLGWVAWGIAVTDRERKHRAYTYYPYLFTLVIWWFVWRKQNIPFDWSGIGDFYAFTQLTQPMLPVWASYSPYLLRHFRWTLLWAFATLCQYTVSDNSRNRVGNTVDQCLPLIILRLYLLFLGDKPKESAPAFEGRDGPRTTVAGGELETREQVKGGMSSEEIRQPQTARAAEEGNERGERSQQPNRQRIEAGWYTLISLVAGSLLLIIGG from the exons ATGTCGGAAGCGATAGCTGGAATAGCAGCCGCATTCGCATCCCCAGCTTCATCGCTTAACCCTCACTTGGATCGGGGCATGAAATATGTCTACCCCAAGTATCTTTTGCTATTGTTTTTTGGAACTCACTTACTCGCCTTCTCCGCT GCGTTACACTACGCTCGAGGTGATTTTGAATATCATGACGAGAGTATGCATACTTCGACTTTATG GCACTACGCAATATCCATCCCATTCTACCTGCTCGGTATCACTCCGACTCTATCTGCTCTCCGCCTCACATGCCTTTTCCAAgcccttctccttcctaCAATCCTCACCATCACCCTCACCCCTACCCCTTCCCCCACCCCCCTTTTCCCCCGTCGTTTCATTAATGGGTTTTGCAAGCCTAAAGATTACGCTCTCACTATAGGACTCAATTCCATGGTTGTGTTGATGGCTTCGAGGTTCACGCCTGGAATCAGCTGTCTATTTGGACTCCTGGTCCTATGGAGATCTGTGTTGAAAAGGAGATACTGGATAGGGGCCGGGGTGGCAACGGTTATAGGGATCATGAGAGCCGGGGTCATGGTTTGGACTGCTTTTGTTCTTGGATGGGTAGCTTGGGGAA TTGCTGTGACTGACAGGGAAAGAAAACACAGAGCTTATACTTACTACCCATATTTGTTCACGCTAGTCATTTGGTGGTTCGTATGGCGCAAACAAAACATTCCATTTG ATTGGTCTGGGATTGGTGACTTTTATGCGTTCACGCAACTTACACAACCCATGCTTCCCGTCTGGGCGTCATACAGCCCTT ACTTACTGAGGCACTTCCGATGGACGCTTCTTTGGGCCTTTGCAACCCTCTGCCAATACACTGTTTCGGATAATAGCCGGAACAGAGTAGGTAATACTGTCGATCAATGCCTCcctctcatcatcctgCGCCTGTATCTACTCTTCCTCGGTGATAAGCCCAAAGAGTCTGCTCCGGCGTTTGAGGGGAGGGATGGGCCGCGCACGACGGTTGCGGGTGGAGAATTGGAGACTCGGGAGCAGGTTAAAGGTGGTATGTCCTCGGAGGAAATACGCCAGCCACAGACAGCAAGGGCGGCAGAGGAGGGCAATGAGAGGGGAGAAAGATCGCAGCAGCCAAACAGGCAACGGATAGAGGCTGGGTGGTATACCTTGATTAGCCTTGTAGCAGgctctcttcttctcatcatAGGTGGATAG
- a CDS encoding uncharacterized protein (Similar to SGTC gene model, INSD accession EAL18618.1), with protein MTLTPPLPCSGLQPPAATFARLFPVCHIIFDQLVLEDPRQYCTLSKSTYKVAIRLLSRKLTITNNNYQKVLPGLASKSGRERLALIHFEHLTLATTNLELLKALQLETDYPVFTRVSRLEFVEKFPWSRLGDIHHELGRENIEDILARHIPAKVFIINIRNPITQGYGYGPALDRISMLLAAFVRSRSSCSSQGLSVVFELCIRCRHSVAGWSERRAKAEIRAPRMGRMDEIVLRKWVSLMIVSESEEVLRENLEACTIPLAGDYPADTDMDTKYHITLQ; from the coding sequence ATGACTTTGACACCACCGCTACCTTGCTCTGGGCTGCAGCCCCCGGCGGCGACTTTTGCTCGGCTGTTTCCAGTGTGCCATATTATCTTCGATCAACTAGTTCTCGAAGATCCTAGGCAATACTGCACCCTTTCAAAATCGACATACAAAGTCGCTATTCGCTTACTTTCTCGCAAACTTACCATCACGAACAACAACTATCAAAAGGTTTTACCTGGCCTGGCAAGCAAGAGCGGCCGCGAGCGCCTGGCTTTAATCCATTTCGAACATCTCACTTTGGCGACGACCAATCTTGAACTCCTCAAGGCCCTCCAGCTTGAGACCGATTACCCCGTTTTTACACGGGTGTCTCGATTGGAATTCGTTGAAAAATTCCCATGGAGTAGACTTGGTGACATCCACCACGAATTAGGTAGGGAGAACATTGAAGACATCCTTGCTCGCCATATTCCCGCAAAGGTGTTTATCATCAATATCAGAAATCCGATTACACAGGGCTATGGCTACGGCCCGGCGCTTGACAGGATATCAATGCTCTTAGCAGCATTCGTCCGTTCTCGTAGCAGTTGTTCTTCCCAGGGACTCTCTGTGGTCTTTGAGTTGTGCATCAGATGCAGACACAGTGTGGCGGGTTGGTCAGAGAGGCGAGCAAAAGCTGAGATACGAGCGCCAAGGATGGGTCGAATGGATGAAATAGTACTGAGAAAGTGGGTGTCGTTGATGATTGTCTCAGAGTCAGAGGAGGTTCTGAGGGAAAATCTTGAGGCGTGTACGATACCGCTTGCGGGTGATTATCCCGCCGATACGGATATGGACACTAAGTATCATATAACCCTACAATAA